One region of Carassius carassius chromosome 41, fCarCar2.1, whole genome shotgun sequence genomic DNA includes:
- the LOC132123429 gene encoding phenylalanine--tRNA ligase beta subunit-like, with protein sequence MPTVSVKRDLIFEALGQKYTDEEFDELCFEFGLELDEITSEKEILSREQGDEKAEGASDVVLYKIDVPANRYDLLCLEGLVRGLQVFKEKLEAPRYKRVSPADRGEPQRLLITDETASVRPHAVAAVLRNISFTQERYESFIELQEKLHQNICRKRTLVAIGTHDLDTISGPFTYTAKPPGEIRFKPLNQSKEYTAAELMSLYKTDSHLRHYLHIIENEPLYPVIYDSNGVVLSMPPIINGDHSKISLNTKNIFIECTATDLTKAKTTLDMVVTMFSEYCEEPFTVEEAEVVYPDGRLCVYPELAYRTETLSGDFINKRVGISESSESIAQLLTRMCLRSEVSGEGGLIQVEIPPTRADVIHACDIMEDAAIAYGFNNIVRSTPHTYTIANQLPLNKLTELLRQDLAAAGFTEALTFALCSGEDIADKLRKNIAETRAVHISNPKTAEFQVARTSLLPGLLKTIAANRKMPLPLKLFEISDVVLKDETKDVGARNNRRLCAVYYNKSPGFEVIHGLLDRVMQLLDVKPGRNQGYHIQAAEDSTFFPGRCAEIFSCGKSIGHLGVLHPDVISRFELTMPCSAIDIDIEPFL encoded by the exons ATGCCGACAGTCAGTGTGAAGAGAGATCTGATCTTTGAAGCTCTGGGACAGAAATATa CTGATGAAGAATTTGATGAACTATGTTTCGAGTTTGGCCTCGAGCTGGACGAAATC ACATCAGAGAAGGAGATCTTGAGCCGTGAGCAGGGAGATGAGAAGGCAGAAGGAGCGTCTGATGTCGTGCTGTATAAGATCGATGTGCCAGCGAATCGCTATGATCTCCTTTGTCTGGAGGGTCTCGTCAGGGGTCTGCAGGTCTTCAAGGAGAA GTTGGAAGCTCCCCGGTACAAGCGTGTGAGTCCGGCGGACAGAGGAGAGCCTCAGCGGCTGCTCATAACAGACGAG ACGGCGTCTGTGCGGCCACACGCTGTAGCAGCTGTACTGCGCAACATCAGCTTCACTCAGGAGCGATACGAGAGCTTCATAGAGCTGCAGGAGAAACTGCACCAGAACATCTGCAG GAAAAGGACCCTGGTTGCGATAGGAACTCATGATTTGGACACCATCTCCGGTCCATTCACTTACACAGCCAAACCTCCAGGCGAGATCCGCTTCAAACCGCTCAATCAGAGCAAAGAGTACACCGCCGCTGAGCTCATGAGTCTCTATAAG ACTGACAGTCATCTGAGACACTACCTCCACATCATCGAGAATGAACCTCTCTACCCCGTCATATATGACAGTAATGGAGTCGTCCTATCTATGCCTCCGATCATCAACG gggACCACAGCAAAATCTCATTAAacacaaagaacattttcatcGAGTGCACGGCCACAGACCTCACAAAG gcgaAGACCACGCTGGACATGGTAGTGACCATGTTTAGTGAGTACTGTGAGGAACCGTTCAC GGTTGAGGAGGCAGAGGTTGTCTATCCTGATGGCAGATTGTGTGTGTATCCC GAGCTTGCGTACAGGACGGAGACGCTGTCTGGGGACTTCATCAACAAAAGAGTTGGGATCAG TGAATCGTCAGAAAGCATCGCTCAGCTGCTGACCCGGATGTgtttgaggtcagaggtcagcggCGAGGGCGGTCTGATCCAGGTTGAGATCCCGCCCACCCGGGCTGATGTCATCCATGCCTGTGACATCATGGAGGACGCCGCCATAGCGTACGGCTTCAACAACATCGTCAGGAGCACGCCGCACACATACACCATAGCCAATCAG CTCCCTCTAAATAAGCTGACAGAGTTACTGAGACAAGACCTTGCAGCCGCTGGGTTTACTGAAGCACTGACATTCGCTTTG TGCTCCGGAGAAGATATCGCAGATAAACTCAGGAAAAACATCGCAGAAACCAGAGCCGTCCACATCTCCAACCCAAAGACTGCCGAGTTTCAG GTGGCGCGCACCTCTCTTCTTCCTGGACTCCTGAAGACAATCGCTGCCAACAGGAAGATGCCCCTTCCTCTCAAACTGTTCGAGATTTCAGACGTCGTCCTGAAGGATGAAACAAAAG ACGTAGGAGCCCGTAACAACAGACGTCTGTGTGCTGTTTACTACAACAAGAGCCCGGGATTTGAAGTCATCCATGGACTTCTGGACCGGGTCATGCAGCTACTAGACGTCAAACCGGGCCGTAATCAAGGATACCACATCCAGGCGGCCGAGG ACTCCACCTTCTTTCCCGGCCGCTGTGCTGAGATCTTTTCATGTGGCAAAAGCATCGGACACCTCGGGGTCCTTCACCCTGATGTCATCAGTCGCTTTGAGCTGACCATGCCCTGCTCTGCCATCGATATCGACATCGAACCCTTCCTGTGA
- the sgpp2 gene encoding sphingosine-1-phosphate phosphatase 2, translated as MWGFISYLNSPELVAGFQRSFGLVPMDTCSYVSQNGLVHSNGSGKDGPVTIHRRKAEQVANGTSRAHDSNSNYKSASSQYETKGEEHHRPRYEVRNWLFYFLFVTSATLGHEVFYITFLPCIHWNLDPFLCRRLVNVWAVVMYIGQVMKDILKLPRPPSPPVVKLETRVDAEYGMPSTHAMAATAISFTLLLSAQERVKFPFELGLIVAMVLSALVCLSRLYTGMHSALDVICGVLISAVIMAVLYPYWGTIDYLQLHNPLSPVVGLVLPLFLSYKYPKLDHYSTTRGDTTIILACCSGCSVGYWVNERLGLTFDLAGPFPVTLPPLTLVALGLGVARFLVGVGMLVLTRQTVRWASLRVLCRINGASVSDVDARRRKEIEVPYKFSTYVAIGLVNSILVNRVYVMMGLWDLGNSV; from the exons ATGTGGGGGTTCATCTCGTACCTGAACAGCCCCGAGCTGGTGGCCGGCTTCCAGCGGAGCTTCGGTCTGGTTCCGATGGACACGTGCTCGTATGTTAGTCAAAACGGACTCGTACACTCGAATGGATCCGGTAAGGACGGTCCGGTCACGATCCATCGGCGCAAAGCGGAGCAGGTGGCGAACGGGACGTCACGCGCACACGACAGTAACTCCAACTATAAATCCGCCAGTTCACAGTATGAAACCAAAGGCGAA GAACATCACAGGCCTCGTTATGAGGTGAGGAACTGGCTCTTCTATTTCCTGTTTGTGACATCAGCCACTCTGGGGCATGAGGTCTTTTACATCACCTTCCTGCCCTGCATCCACTGGAACCTCGACCCATTTCTGTGCAGGCGGCTTGTCAATGTGTGGGCT GTGGTGATGTATATTGGACAAGTGATGAAGGATATTTTAAAGCTTCCGCGTCCTCCATCTCCCCCCGTGGTCAAACTGGAGACGCGTGTGGACGCGGAGTACGGGATGCCATCCACGCACGCCATGGCAGCGACAGCCATCTCATTTACACTGCTTCTCAGCGCTCAGGAGAGAGTGAAG TTCCCGTTTGAACTGGGACTGATTGTGGCCATGGTTCTGTCTGCGCTGGTGTGTCTGAGCCGTCTTTATACCGGCATGCACTCTGCTCTG GATGTGATCTGTGGCGTTTTAATTTCTGCTGTCATCATGGCTGTGTTGTACCCGTACTGGGGAACCATTGACTACCTGCAGCTGCACAATCCTCTCTCCCCCGTGGTGGGGTTGGTTCTGCCCCTCTTCCTGTCCTATAAGTACCCCAAGCTAGACCATTACAGCACCACACGGGGGGACACCACCATTATTTTAGCTTGCTGTTCGGGATGTTCAGTTGGATACTGGGTGAATGAGCGATTGGGCTTGACCTTTGACCTAGCCGGGCCTTTTCCAGTGACCCTACCACCGCTGACCCTCGTGGCCTTGGGTCTCGGTGTTGCACGGTTCCTGGTCGGGGTAGGGATGCTGGTCCTGACCCGGCAGACGGTGCGCTGGGCGAGTCTGCGGGTGCTCTGTCGAATTAACGGAGCGTCTGTGAGTGATGTTGATGCACGCAGGAGGAAAGAGATCGAGGTGCCGTATAAGTTCAGCACGTATGTTGCCATCGGACTGGTCAACAGTATCTTAGTGAACAGAGTCTATGTGATGATGGGACTCTGGGATTTGGGAAATTCGGTGTAA
- the LOC132123439 gene encoding E3 ubiquitin-protein ligase RNF186-like: protein MAAADAAAVNGPEPPDLPVPKAFPYEEYECKICYNFFDLDRRAPKILECLHTFCEECLHALQLCEERPWRISCPVCRHRTPVPDYRIQNLPNNTKVTEDFPVYIDSDPVPQDALPPHRPPLHPALVALRREEDASVASMAGHATPSTTTVSTATTLSQDSVSRYESCQNCRRLALTTGCVCVIFSLLSMLVLLFMGLIFVHSHGGPPSPAGPLCLSVASILAMVSAMVTWLLYWLKDRPEHETGRSSATTSASRRNA from the coding sequence ATGGCAGCGGCGGATGCAGCAGCAGTTAACGGGCCGGAGCCGCCCGATCTCCCGGTACCCAAGGCGTTTCCCTACGAGGAATACGAGTGCAAAATCTGCTACAACTTTTTCGACCTCGACCGTCGGGCGCCTAAGATCTTGGAGTGTCTGCACACGTTTTGCGAGGAGTGTCTGCACGCGCTGCAGCTGTGCGAGGAGCGGCCGTGGCGCATCAGCTGCCCCGTGTGCCGCCACCGCACGCCCGTACCGGACTACCGGATCCAGAACCTGCCGAACAACACCAAGGTCACGGAAGACTTCCCTGTGTACATCGACTCGGACCCCGTGCCTCAGGATGCTCTTCCGCCCCACCGGCCTCCGCTGCATCCGGCGCTCGTGGCGCTGCGGCGCGAGGAGGACGCGTCTGTGGCGTCCATGGCTGGGCACGCGACGCCGTCCACTACGACGGTGTCCACCGCGACCACGCTGTCCCAGGACTCGGTCTCGCGTTACGAGAGCTGCCAAAACTGCAGGCGTCTCGCGCTGACCACCGGATGCGTGTGCGTCATCTTCTCTTTACTGTCCATGCTAGTGCTGCTCTTCATGGGCCTCATTTTCGTTCACAGCCACGGCGGGCCGCCCTCGCCCGCGGGACCCCTCTGTCTGTCGGTGGCCAGCATCCTCGCCATGGTGTCTGCGATGGTAACGTGGCTCCTCTACTGGCTCAAAGACCGACCGGAGCACGAGACGGGCCGCTCCTCGGCCACCACTAGCGCGAGCCGGAGAAACGCGTGA